TCAACCAGCAAGAGCAAGTCTAACAATATTACagtgaaggaaaaaacaaaggggAGCTCACAAAATTCCGATGAGGACTTATTTTGTGATTCTCAGAGCTCTGACCAGTTTGCAAATAGGAGGAAACATCAGGAATGCATTGTCACTGAATCTCATCTAAAAGTGGACTCTAAAGCTTCACTGAGCAGCCCAGGGAGGAGACCAGTGCAGCAGAAGCTAACTGTTGTCAGGACTGTGGAAAGGAGAACATTCATTGTAGAGGAAAGTAACTCAGAGCCTTTAGAAGCTCAGAGGTCTTCTCTAAGAAGGTACAGTGTGGAAGAAGTGCCATCAGAAAGTGATAAATCTGAGTCAAGAGTCAGTAGTTACTCTCAGCCATTGTTCTCCAGTAGTGAAGATAGTGCAAGAAAGCAGAGACACATCTCTGAGGATGAGGATGGCATACAGCTGCTTTCACCTGTCATTGGACAGAGGACAGTGGCAAGCGGAAGTGCACCATCATCAAGTGCCAAACAGAATAGTCAGACTTTACAAGATGCAGAGATATCAAATTCTATTGAAGCTGAGCCCATTCGTCAAATAGATGCTGTGATGTTAGGGGACAGTGATGATGACTTTGTGCTGCCATCACCAAGTGTCTCTCAAAGCACCAACGCGAATCAGATTGAAAAGTTGTGTTCAACTCCTGATGGTTGCGAGTCTCAGAAAACTCAAGAAGCTGGAAAGAGCAAACCTCCACCTCAGGAAAGACAAGCAAGTGATGTCAGTGATAAAACAGACCATGGGAAGAACGCTGAGGTTGATTGTTCCATAGACAGCCAGTCACCAAGGCATAACCACAAGAAGGCAGCAGATGGTGCTGGTAATCACAATATGGAAATatctgatagtgatgatgaagatcacAGTTTCAATTACCAAAATGACAGGAAGAGAAATGTGAATGTTTTTTGTCCTCAAGATAATTCTGATATTCCACTAAAGAGGAGGCGGAAAATGACAGTGGAAGATCGTAAAGTAATTTATTTCAAATCTAGTGAAGAAACCTTAGATGACTGCTTCAAACGGATTCTTGGCATGATTAGTCAAGATATGGAGAGACTGGAACAAAATCAGTCAAGTCTTAGTTACCGGCTGAAATGGATGCCACCTGTGGTTGTCGATAAAAGAGTAAAGGACTCCCTTGATCGCCCAGGTGCACACAACAGGAGGAAAGCTGGGGGACCAGCAGCAGGAAGCAGTGAACGGGAAATGCCACACAGGACAACGCGATATATCACGAGAACAATGGAAATTCAAGAAGAGGAACCGCAGTACTCAGACGATTCGTTGCCAGATTTGTGCCACCTGGAAGAACAGAACTCGGTTCCACAAAACAAAAGAATACTCAAGAGAAGAAGCTTACACATGGGCCTAAGTCAGAAAAGAGCAAAGCTTGCCACTCTTCTTGAGAACAAGGAAAGTGAGAATTCCGAGAAGTTAGCATGCGACTCAGAGGTAGAGTTTGAAAATGATTCTCTATTTTCTGTGAAGAAGACACAAAATTCAGATGAAAGGTTTTCTCATCAAAATAAATCAAGCAAAGCATCTCAAGAAGTTTCATCTTCTAAGTCTGTAGAAATCAGGAATAATGAAtgtgaaagtgaggaagagaatatGTGTATTGTCAGTCAAGCATCAGATGAGGAATGTACTGTAATGGAGAAACCAGCACCTTCAGAGGGACAGAGACAAGAGACTGAGCAGCCAAGTGGTTtacataaaacaccaaaaggttcAAAAGGTAGCTCTGAGGTTGGAAACCTGAAACGACCTTCAAGGAAAACATTCTTGTTATGTACTCCTGAAGATGCTGGGGTCAATAGAGACTGTGATAGTGCATCCTCTACCACTGTGCAAGCACAAGCACAGAGTGAGATCAGGGAACAGGTACCTTATTCAGATGAACCATCAACTAGTGGGATACAGCTGATGTCAGAAGTTAAAACCCCCATGAGGTCTCGTGAAAGAGGAAAGGCAAAGCTCACACCTCTTAACTCGAGCAACAAGAGATTGAAACCCCTGAATTTTGTCAGTTCATCAAGAAATGATGAACTAGGAAGTCAGGTGGACAAAGACATGCAAGCAGGACCAAGCAGCAATGTGGATATTTGTATCTTGGATGACAATAATTTGGCAACCACAACAAGTAGTCTGAGTTCAAGCAACCAGGCAGGCAGGTCAGGGACAGTAAGGCGAGAAAAGAGTGACCAACCACAGATACGGCCTGCACCTCTGAAGTTCAGGAAGACTAACCCAAGAGAGAAAGGTAACTAATTCCTTAATATcatattttgtttgtgagttgctGAAACAGTCTTCAGATCTGTAGTTGTATTAGAAAATGCTGCAGTATTTTATTGTGGAAGAAAGTTATAATTTCATGTATCCTggatgtcattgttattttttttatgaagatgtAAGGAATACTTTTCAGTCACCTCAAGATTTCTTAACATCTTTTAAAGGTAGTGTATGAATAcaagagtacatacatacatgaagagTATCACCTTAATGGTGATTGTGTCACCTATAGTTAAAGAGAAACTTAAAGTTTTGACGTTTCATTGCAATGTcccaaaaagtgttttttttccattcatgcaAAATATTCAGCATTGTTGTGCCTGAGTGTCTTTAGATATTAGAATCTTGCAAAATCTTTTATTGCAACAACAAGTAATACAAAGTTTGTGTTTAGGTGCTGAAAATCCaagtaggggagaagaggaaaaggagactgAACAGATTACATCAAGTATTGCATTACAGAGACAGGTAAGGCTGATCCCTATTTGAGTAAAAGCTTTGCTCACATATTTACATAGCCATATCAACAAGCATATATGCAAATTCTACACCATTGCTGTTCAACCTGGATTAGCAAGATTTAGTGAGGGCTTGACAAAAAGTAGGATGAGATCTTTGTCACTCATTAGCATAGAGTTATGGTAGGTGAGCTTGGATCTTGGGAGTTACAGGACAGTGTAGAATGTTAGTTTATAAGAGTATCAGTTGTAACCTGCATTATGTGCAATGTTGATttgtaaattgttattattatttatttatttatgtattactaTGTTTTCCCTTATGATTGAACTGTATTGGAAGTATGTTTTTCACTGTTGATGCATATAATATGTAGAATTAAAACTTAAAATAGGTTTAAATCATCATAAAGCCATACCTGTAAATATATGATTGTgcacatgtacgtacataaacacacttgTGCTCATAATTGTACGCACACTGTGAATCATGAAAGCACGTTTTAATTGAACCAGGTGCCAAATGGCCAGTTCCTGGAGGATggccgagaggaagaggaggaggaggaagaagaggaggacagcAACATGGTACCTTGTCCTCTGTGTGGAAAACATTACCCGATGAAGCAGATTGAGGTTGGTAGTTcatttcttctactctctctctctctctctctctctctctctcttctctctctctctcactctctctctctctctctctctctctctcttccttcgctctctccttctctcttccttctcttctccttctctctttctctctctcttctctcttctctctctcactctctctctctctctctctctctttcttcaatcgctttctccttcccttctcctttcttcttttacttctctactctttcttcttctctcacatctcttctccttcttctctctcactactctctcctcttctctcactctctctctcactctcttctcactctcactctctctcactctctctcttccactcttctctctctctctcttctctcttctcactctctctttctctctctctctctcttctctttctcactctcactctcactctctcactctctcctctctctctcgccctctctcgctctctctcttctctctcttctctctctctcttctctctctgcatctcttctctctctcttctccccctccctccctcctcctccctctctctcctcctctcctctctctctctctctctccccctccctccctcccctccctctctctccctctctccctctctccctctctccctctccctctctccctctctctctctctcctctctctctctctctctcctctctctctcctctcctctcctctctctctctcctctccctctctcctctctccctctccctctcactctctctctctctctctctctcactctctctctctctctctctctctctctctctctctctctctctctctctctctctctctctctctctctctctctctctctctctctctccctccctccctccctccctctctcctctctccctctctctctctctctctctctctctctctctctcctctctctctctctctctctctctctctctctctctctctctctctctctctctctctctctctctctctctctctctctctctctctctctctctctcactctctctctctctctctctctctctctctctctctctctctctctctctctctctcctctctctctctctctctctctctctctctctctctctctctctctctctctctctctctctctctctctctcttcactctctctcactctctctcactctctctctcactctctctctctctctctctctctctctcactctctctctcactctctctctcactctctctctctcactctctctctttcactctctctctctcactctctctctctctcccactctctctctctcactctctctctctctctcactctctctctctctctctttctctctatttctctttctctttctctttctcttctctctctctctctctctctctctctctctctctctctctctctctctctctctctctatctctatctctatctctctctctctttctctttctctctttctctctctctctctctctccctctccctctccctctccctctctctccctctccctctccctctccctctccctctccctctccctctctccctctccctccctccctccctccctccctctccctctctctctctctctctctctctctctctctctctctctcttctctctctctctctctctctctctctctctctctctctctttctctttctctttctctttctctttctctttcctctttctctttctctctctctccctccctctctttctctctctctctccctccctccctccctccctccctccctccctccctccctccctccctccctccctccctctctccctctctctctctctctctctctctctctctctctctctctctctctctctctctctctctctctctctctctctctctctctctccctctctctttctctttctctttctctttctctttctctttctctttctctttctctttctctctctctccctccctctctttctctctctctctccctccctccctccctccctccctccctccctccctctgtctctccttgtctctctgtctctccttgtctctctgtctctccttgtctctctgtctctccttgtctctctgtctctccttgtccctctgtctctccttgtctctctgtctctccttgtctctctgtctctccttgtctctctgtctctccttgtctctctgtctctccttgtctctctgtctctccttgtctctctgtctctccttgtctctctgtctctccttgtctctctgtctctccttgtctctctgtctctcctgtctctctgtctctctgtctctctgtctctccttgtctctctgtctctctgtctctctctctctctgtctctctctctctctctctctttctctttctctttctctttctctttctctttctctttctctctctctctctctctctctctctctctctctctctctctctctctctctctctctctctctctctctctctctctctctctctctctctctctttttctctctctctttctctttctctctctctctctctctctctctctctctctctctctctctctctctctctctctctctctctctctctctctctctctctctctctctctctctctctctctcactttctttttcaacTTGACTGATATGAAAAAACTTTTTGCTTATCTTGCCGTCCTCATTGGTTAATGGCTTAATTTTACACTTGTCTCAGATCCATGCGTCAGATTGTTTGGAGACAAATGAGCTACAGCAGGAGCAGGTTGTTCCCTCAAGTAGTAGACAGAACAAGAGGAAAGTAATAAAGCCCACTCAgacagcagaagaggaagaagacatggAAATAGAGGAGGTGATGGAAATGAGAGCAGAGAGTCTCCCCACAGTCGTAGGAAGAGCAAGGTTTGTGCCCTTTTTGtgcattttgttgttgtgtggATGGGCTTGTTACTACATTATATACTGCTTTGGATGGAGTACTGGGCCCTCTGCTGGGAGTTTGCCTATGTGGGGAAAGTGATATCTCTGGGGAAAAAGTCTGACAAAATATTGAGCAAATTGTCTCCATGAGACCCTACAAGGGAGAATTATTTAGGAAATGATTGACAGTAGAAGTGCAATTTCATTGTTCTAAAGAAACCAGGGAAATGCAGATATTTATCATGATTAGATATGATTAGGAGATAAATGTTTTCAGAACACCCCCGGGGAAAGTGAGGTGCACATACTGTAAGGTGGTCATGAAGGAGGGGGATGACTACCTCATTCATGTGCAATCCTGTATAGCTAAACAGCAGATCAAGGACTCCATTATGTCTCCTAGCAGTGCTAATACACCAGGTGAGagtccacatattttttttttttttatcagtgccTTTTTGTGAACTTTTAAATCAGAATGGGTCTCATGGATGTATCTAAGAAGGGGTCTCATAAATGTGTATAAGAAGAGGTCTCATGGCTTCGTATGGcaactgtaattttttttttttttttaacctaataCGGACTTTATTAAAGCCTTTCAATTGTGCTTTGATTGACATGTATTATAAAAACAAGAGCCATTATGTTGATAGAATATCTGAGCCTGAAACTTTTATATCTTTTGATACTAAAGTCTTTTGAATTTTGAAAATAAGTTGTTTGTAATGGTGATTTAGGTATTTAGAAGCCATTGATTTCTTATTAAGCTGTTGCATATATGGTGACACTACATTGGCCAAAGTATGGGCTCACTATACTCAAGCTGTAAGGTTCCATAGTGCTAGTTCAGTGATTTCAGTTTTTGTTTGCCTTGCTTCCCATtcctgggggggggagggacattaTTTTGCAAAGTATGAATAGTAGAAGTTCTTGGCTAAATTTGCAAAGCCGTATTTCTGTATGAAGATGTGACTTTTTGCTCTTTATTGCCATGCTCCTAATACTCTAGCATTACGAATGGGAAATGTCCGAATGTAGGCCCTAGTGCTGGATGAGTCCGCTAGGCATAGAATTGGTCGTATTAATAAGATATTGAAAACAAACCAAATTATTTTAGTAAGTTGttttattaataaaaagatattgaaaaaaaagcaaaatcatcAATCAATTGGCACAAAATTATGTCAGATTGCCTATACTAGGTTAGTTGTTATGAGGGTGACTCCTAAATTAGCATACATAACCCACACAAGGTATATGGTATGTCATTAACAATTGTGTTATCTTTATGAAACATTTTTGtttgtatctaaaaaaaaaaaaaaaaaaatgcctgagaAACATGAAAACAAAGTTAACATACTTCTGCCCTTCAAGCATTTGTTGCAAGTGGATGACAACAAAAGCTGCAGCGTTCCTAGACTTCTAGGTCCAAAGTATCATTCCATCAAAGACAAAAATTGTTGACTTTGGTCTGAAATTACCGTATTGTATTTATGGTGTTTTGAAACACTGCTGAAACATGAATTTATCAAACTTATATAAACTTCCAAGAAGACATGTATTTttgaatgatattaacaacagttTACCTTTTCATTTTGTCATGGCATTGTTTACTACTGcatcatatgtgtttgtgtttttaagaGAGATATTTAGAGAATTACTGTAAAAACCTACTGAAATATTGCATAAATTTGAAAATGATCATATTATTGTATATAAGCTATTGTATATTGTGCCCATGTTTATCTTAATCATATTTGTCTGATAATCATTGAATGTCTGGGAGTTCTCAAAAGCAGGGGTGTGCTACCATGCATCCTCCTGGTAGCTAATCACAGTAACACAAACCATCCTAACCAGAAATACAAAGTTTCACATAATGGTTGATAATTCTTATGaccaaaatataaacaacaacacagaTGCTGCTGCAATAGCTCAGAAGCTGTTCTCCTGATACCATTTTCCCCCAATAAAACTGCTTAAGAATAtgtttgaataaatatatgttgaaactcagaaaaaaaaaaaatctgtcaaatAACCTTGTAAAATAGGGAGGTGCCTTATGCAGCATGTTTTGACACCTGGGTGTAGCGAGCTTAGTGTAAAAAATACTACTCCTAAACTTTCTACTTTAAATGTTCTTTAGATGTTAACTAAtgtgttattgtatttatatattttttatggctATAGAAGACTCTCTCTTGTATATTATAGAGAATAAAAAGCACTAAAGTTTAAACAGGTTTATAACAGCTCTTCTACTCATCATTCCCCAATTTTCTTCattccatcttcatcatctgtttgtcattttattctttttgttaatgATCAGTAATAAGAttgaagtttctctctctctctctgtgcatttcAGCGGGCAAGAGTGGATTTAAACGAGTGGGGGGTCTGCCGAGCCAGGGACTGAAGGGTCCAGGTGCAAAAGCAGGAAGCCTGTTCGACCATTTAGAAGGTgagtttcttgtgtgtgtgtgtgtgtgtgtttgtgtgtgcgtgtgcgtgtgcgtgtgcgtgtgcgtgtgtgtgtgcgtcatatatatactgatatatacatataaatatatatacttacacacacacacacacacacacacacacacacacacacacacacacacacacacacacacacacacacacacacacacacacacacacacacacatatacacatacatacacacatacacatacacacacacacacatacacacatacacacatacacacatacacacatacacacatacacacatacacatacacatacacatacacatacacatacacatacacacatacacatacacatacacatacacatacacatacacatacacatacacatacacatgcacatgcacatacacacatacacatacacatacacacatacacatacacatacacacactaatacacatacacacacatatacacatacacacacatacacatacacatacacatacacatacacatacacatacacatacactaatacacatacacacacatatacacatacacacatatacacatacacacatacacacatatacacatacacacacatacacacacatatacacacatatacacacatatacacacacatacacacacacatacacacacatatacacacacatacacacacacacacacatacacatacacatacacacacacacacacacacacacacacacacacacacacacacacacacacacacacacacacacacacacacacacacacaaacacaaacacaaacacacaaacacacaaacacacacacacacacacacacacacacacacacacacacacacatacagacacacacacatacagacacacacacaaacaaacacacaaacaaacaaacaaacaaacacacacacacacacacacacacacacacacacacacacacacacacacacacacacacacacacatacacatacatacatacatacatatgcacacacacacacacacacacacacacacacacacacacacacacacatacatacatacatacatacatacatacatacatacatacatacatacatacatacacacacacttacacacatacacacatacacacatacacacatacacacatacacacacacacacacacacacacacacacacacacacacacacacatacatacatacatacatacatacatacatacatacatacatacatacatacatacatacatacacacacacatacatacacacacacacacacacacacacacacacacacacacacacacacacacacacacacacacacacacacacacacacacacatacatgcatatacttatatatatgtatatatatatatatatatatatatatatatatatacatacatatacatatatatagcacatttatatatacatacatatatacatgtatatacatacatatacttatatacacatttatatatacatacatacatgcatatatatatatatatatatatatatatatatatatatgtatgtatatacttatattcatatatgtttacatttatatagttatatatatatatatgtatatatatatatgtatatatatatatcaatatctgtctatctatatatgtatatgtatatgtatatgtatatgtatatatatgtatgtacatatataagtgtatatacatatacatatgtatataatatatgtatgtatgtatatatgtatatatgtatgtatgtatgtatgtatatatatatatatatatatacatacatatatatttatataaaaaaatagataaataaaaaaaaaaaatatatatatatgtatgtatgcatttttgtatatatatatatatatatatatatatatatatatatatatatattcatattcatacacccTCTCTGAGTGCCACCAAAGAGAGAAAGTTTAGCCACAGCTTACCTGTTCCCTTATGATAATCTGTTTATGCCTCATCATGGTATTAAAATTGGTCATGTAGTTATATTCTTCACAAGCATAACGTGGTGGAGAGTTCTTTATAAATGTGTAAAATAAATCAGACGTCAAATGGGTTGGATTTAGTAATGAAAAAAGCCTTCTGTCTCGCATCGTGGAGGGGGAGAAGCCAGGCGATCCATCGGAGGAAAGATTTGTTTGTGTTGTAGCGATCAGCCGCAAAGTTCAGACATTTCCCTTGGGTATCTTTAGAGAAGGGGTTTTAATATTCAGTGTTCTGTTTGTATTGTTTACTGCACTTTAAGGATGGAAATAATTGAAATAGATTGATTATTCCTTCTATTAAGGTCAACagatttagaaaagaaaaagaaaggaaaaaaaaatagcaccaaagaaagaaagagagagagagagagaaagtaagaaagaaaatttagCGGATGGTTCACTGAACAAAATCTGTACATATTTTACCGCATGGcctactggaaaaaaaaataatagatgataatttaaaaatgaaaactCAACGGTGAATCACTTAATGGATATACAAGTTGGCAAAAGTTGTCCGTTATTTTTGCTTAttaattctcttttatttatttatttttcttttctttttctctctttttttcctttgttggaTCCTTTTAGCTACAGGAATAGTTGTCCCTGtattcattcttatatttttatgtctctctgtctctgtctgtctctgtctgtctctctctgtctgtctctctctgtctgtctctctctgtctgtctctctctgtctctctgtctctctgtctctctgtctctctgtctctgtctctctgtctctctgtctctctgtctctctgtctctctgtctctctgtctctctgtctctgtctctgtctctgtctctgtctctgtctctgtctctctctctctctctgtctctctctctctctcttctctctctctctctctctctctctctctctctctctctctctctctctctctctctctctctgtctctgtctctgtctctgtctctgtctctgtctctctctctctgtctctctctctctgtctctctctctctctgtctctctctctctgtctctctctgtgtctctctctctctctctctctctctctctctctctctctctctctctctctctctctctctctctctctctctctctctctctctctctctctctctcttgttgcctctctatctctctctctctcttgttgcctctctatctctctctctctcttgttgccttctctatctctctctctctcttgttgcctctctatctctctctctctcttgttgcctctctatctctctctctctcttgttgcctctctatctctctctctctcttgttgcctctctatctctctctctctcttgttgcctctctatctctctctctctcttgttgcctctctatctctctctctctcttgttgcctctctatctctctctctctcttgttgcctctctatctctctctctctcttgttgcctctctatctctctctctctcttgttgcctctctatctctctctctctcttgttgcctctctatctctctctctctcttgttgcctctctatctctctctctcttgttgcctctctctctctctctctcttgttgcctctctctctctctctctctcttgttgcctctctatctctctctctctctctctcctctctctctctctgttgcctctctatctctctctcttctcttttgcctctctatctctcctctctctcttgttgcctctcta
The genomic region above belongs to Penaeus chinensis breed Huanghai No. 1 chromosome 20, ASM1920278v2, whole genome shotgun sequence and contains:
- the LOC125035953 gene encoding uncharacterized protein LOC125035953; the encoded protein is MSRREDSKRERLRAEEEALNKQLQDAGLYEEGMGLEEKRSMLQLLEESRASAQQEAKEREHWRKKEEQILNETLNKSFNDNPEEDQQSAIGSSIQDNEDNSRDSDVVAIPSGSDKHDVRNSGNTSDCGSVTPDLSPLRPGSPELLVPSLSPRQEQHAADRPSTSKSKSNNITVKEKTKGSSQNSDEDLFCDSQSSDQFANRRKHQECIVTESHLKVDSKASLSSPGRRPVQQKLTVVRTVERRTFIVEESNSEPLEAQRSSLRRYSVEEVPSESDKSESRVSSYSQPLFSSSEDSARKQRHISEDEDGIQLLSPVIGQRTVASGSAPSSSAKQNSQTLQDAEISNSIEAEPIRQIDAVMLGDSDDDFVLPSPSVSQSTNANQIEKLCSTPDGCESQKTQEAGKSKPPPQERQASDVSDKTDHGKNAEVDCSIDSQSPRHNHKKAADGAGNHNMEISDSDDEDHSFNYQNDRKRNVNVFCPQDNSDIPLKRRRKMTVEDRKVIYFKSSEETLDDCFKRILGMISQDMERLEQNQSSLSYRLKWMPPVVVDKRVKDSLDRPGAHNRRKAGGPAAGSSEREMPHRTTRYITRTMEIQEEEPQYSDDSLPDLCHLEEQNSVPQNKRILKRRSLHMGLSQKRAKLATLLENKESENSEKLACDSEVEFENDSLFSVKKTQNSDERFSHQNKSSKASQEVSSSKSVEIRNNECESEEENMCIVSQASDEECTVMEKPAPSEGQRQETEQPSGLHKTPKGSKGSSEVGNLKRPSRKTFLLCTPEDAGVNRDCDSASSTTVQAQAQSEIREQVPYSDEPSTSGIQLMSEVKTPMRSRERGKAKLTPLNSSNKRLKPLNFVSSSRNDELGSQVDKDMQAGPSSNVDICILDDNNLATTTSSLSSSNQAGRSGTVRREKSDQPQIRPAPLKFRKTNPREKGAENPSRGEEEKETEQITSSIALQRQVPNGQFLEDGREEEEEEEEEEDSNMVPCPLCGKHYPMKQIEIHASDCLETNELQQEQVVPSSSRQNKRKVIKPTQTAEEEEDMEIEEVMEMRAESLPTVVGRARTPPGKVRCTYCKVVMKEGDDYLIHVQSCIAKQQIKDSIMSPSSANTPAGKSGFKRVGGLPSQGLKGPGAKAGSLFDHLEGGLLCVPGDITAPEYSNIQTALVQILNCVAVRPHGLSEVLAKKYPYSDLYSRRRPIKNYNRSVVEDRPQPGTIGICRPKTPFHGPIVVDVFGQFYMGKERNRNLMNKRLAKTLQDTNNSSEKDPELLEGLLEDTADNRIQWFREALERLAERVVEEGIRHVVFPHCIGCGLAGGNWEGNYRPAIKKFAERVRALDVKVTIVQKTDAQKSDSDVAIIGTVKKSGVAGSSSRRGRGAYGKCSGK